In Thermosynechococcus sichuanensis E542, a single genomic region encodes these proteins:
- a CDS encoding type II toxin-antitoxin system HicB family antitoxin, producing MSLSDYMNAALERAIYQFNAEDGLIYGEIPDLEGVKAHGKTVLECREHLSELLEDWIYFHVSRGIPVPVINGIEVPVREIF from the coding sequence ATGTCGCTGTCGGACTATATGAATGCGGCTCTTGAGCGGGCTATCTATCAGTTCAATGCAGAGGATGGCCTGATTTATGGTGAAATTCCAGACCTTGAGGGGGTCAAGGCCCATGGCAAGACAGTGCTTGAATGCCGTGAGCATCTCTCCGAACTCTTGGAGGATTGGATCTACTTCCATGTCTCGCGGGGCATCCCTGTACCAGTGATTAACGGCATTGAAGTCCCTGTACGCGAGATTTTTTGA
- the fba gene encoding class II fructose-bisphosphate aldolase (catalyzes the reversible aldol condensation of dihydroxyacetonephosphate and glyceraldehyde 3-phosphate in the Calvin cycle, glycolysis, and/or gluconeogenesis) produces the protein MALVPMRLLLDHAAENGYGIPAFNVNNMEQIQAIMQAAHETDSPVILQASRGARKYAGENFLRHLILAAVETYPHIPIVMHQDHGNEPATCYSAIRNGFTSVMMDGSLEADAKTPASYEYNVAVTSEVVKVAHSIGVSVEGELGCLGSLETGKGEAEDGHGFEGALDHSMLLTDPDQAVDFVERTQVDALAVAIGTSHGAYKFSRKPTGEILAISRVEEIHRRLPNTHLVMHGSSSVPQELIDIINQYGGTIPETYGVPVEEIQKGIKSGVRKVNIDTDNRLAITAAVREALALAPKEFDPRHFLKPSIKYMQKVCAERYQQFGTAGNASKIKQLSLDDYAAKYAKGELKQVTQKTVVV, from the coding sequence ATGGCACTCGTACCCATGCGCTTGCTGCTGGATCACGCAGCCGAAAATGGTTACGGCATTCCCGCCTTCAACGTCAATAACATGGAGCAAATCCAAGCCATCATGCAGGCGGCCCACGAAACCGACAGTCCCGTGATTTTGCAAGCATCGCGGGGTGCCCGTAAATATGCTGGGGAAAACTTCCTGCGTCACCTGATTTTGGCTGCGGTGGAAACCTATCCCCACATCCCCATTGTCATGCACCAAGACCATGGTAACGAGCCTGCCACCTGCTACTCCGCCATTCGCAACGGCTTTACCAGTGTGATGATGGATGGCTCCCTCGAAGCCGACGCCAAAACCCCCGCCAGCTATGAGTACAACGTCGCCGTCACCAGTGAAGTGGTAAAAGTGGCGCACTCCATCGGTGTTTCTGTGGAAGGCGAACTGGGCTGCCTTGGCTCCTTGGAAACTGGTAAAGGGGAAGCCGAAGATGGCCACGGGTTTGAAGGTGCCCTCGATCACTCGATGCTGCTCACCGACCCCGATCAAGCCGTGGATTTTGTGGAGCGCACCCAAGTGGATGCCCTTGCAGTGGCCATTGGCACCAGCCACGGTGCCTACAAATTTAGCCGCAAACCCACCGGTGAAATTCTCGCCATCAGCCGTGTGGAAGAAATCCACCGCCGTCTGCCCAACACCCACTTGGTGATGCATGGTTCTAGCTCCGTGCCTCAAGAATTGATTGACATCATCAACCAGTACGGTGGCACCATTCCTGAAACCTACGGCGTGCCTGTGGAAGAAATCCAAAAAGGCATCAAGAGCGGCGTCCGCAAAGTCAACATTGACACCGACAACCGCCTAGCCATTACCGCTGCGGTGCGCGAAGCCCTCGCCTTGGCACCCAAGGAATTTGACCCCCGTCACTTCCTGAAGCCGTCCATTAAATACATGCAAAAAGTCTGTGCCGAGCGCTATCAACAATTTGGCACCGCCGGCAACGCCAGCAAAATCAAGCAACTCAGCCTTGATGACTATGCCGCCAAATACGCCAAAGGTGAACTGAAGCAAGTCACTCAGAAAACCGTGGTGGTCTAG
- a CDS encoding TldD/PmbA family protein: MTAPNLTAILSQIDLPLDWLGLRYVEEIVTTRSARDGHPEMNQRSRQRGVMVEVLVNGQFAYTATPDLQPSAIQRAIHQAYQQAKTAAHWRVFNFTPAARGKGKGHYRSPQQESFDHLSAAELNHLLKDICHRLKVSDAIVQTRAFVQTVETTSQWVTSDGSEISQQFYQVLTDMSATAQGAGVVQQRTDHGWLARCYQGGLEWLTADQLSDRACQIGEQAVELLSASECPDTTTTLVLAPDQMMLQIHESIGHPLELDRILGDERNYAGSSFIRLEDFGQRQYGSPLLNVTFDPTVPGELASYAFDDLGAPAERIYLIKEGRLLRGLGSLESQQRAGVAGVANARACSWNRPPIDRMANLNIEPGTQSFDQIIGNIESGVYMESNRSWSIDDYRLKFQFGCEYAKLIENGRLTRTLRNPNYRGTTPEFWQNLIAVGDASTFGIFGTPFCGKGEPNQAIRVGHASPVCAFANIQVFGGG; this comes from the coding sequence ATGACTGCACCGAATTTGACTGCTATCTTGAGTCAGATTGATCTACCCCTCGATTGGCTGGGGCTGCGTTATGTTGAGGAGATTGTCACGACTCGCAGTGCTCGGGATGGACATCCTGAAATGAACCAGCGATCGCGGCAGCGGGGTGTCATGGTTGAGGTGCTCGTCAATGGTCAATTTGCCTATACAGCAACCCCAGATTTGCAACCCAGTGCTATCCAGCGGGCGATTCACCAGGCCTATCAACAGGCAAAAACCGCTGCCCATTGGCGAGTCTTTAACTTTACGCCAGCAGCCCGGGGCAAGGGCAAAGGACACTACCGATCGCCCCAACAGGAATCCTTTGATCACCTTTCAGCGGCCGAGTTGAATCACCTCCTCAAGGACATTTGCCATCGTCTCAAGGTGAGTGACGCGATTGTGCAAACCCGCGCCTTTGTCCAAACCGTAGAGACCACCAGCCAGTGGGTTACCAGCGACGGCAGTGAAATTAGCCAGCAATTTTATCAAGTGCTCACGGATATGAGTGCCACCGCCCAAGGGGCCGGCGTGGTTCAGCAACGAACCGATCACGGTTGGTTAGCCCGCTGTTATCAAGGGGGACTGGAATGGCTGACGGCTGATCAATTGAGCGATCGCGCCTGCCAAATCGGAGAACAGGCGGTTGAACTCCTCAGTGCATCGGAGTGTCCAGACACTACAACTACATTGGTGCTTGCGCCGGATCAAATGATGCTGCAAATCCACGAGAGCATCGGCCACCCCCTAGAACTCGACCGTATTTTGGGGGATGAGCGCAACTATGCCGGCAGTAGCTTTATTCGCCTTGAGGACTTTGGCCAGCGGCAGTATGGTTCTCCCCTCTTGAATGTTACGTTTGATCCGACCGTCCCCGGTGAGCTGGCCAGCTACGCCTTTGATGACTTGGGGGCACCTGCTGAACGCATCTATCTCATCAAGGAAGGGCGCCTGCTGCGGGGTCTGGGTAGCCTTGAAAGTCAGCAGCGAGCCGGTGTTGCCGGAGTAGCCAATGCCCGTGCCTGTTCTTGGAATCGTCCCCCCATTGACCGTATGGCGAATCTGAACATCGAGCCGGGCACACAATCCTTTGATCAGATTATCGGCAACATCGAATCAGGGGTGTACATGGAGTCCAATCGCTCTTGGTCAATTGACGACTATCGCCTCAAGTTTCAGTTTGGCTGTGAATATGCCAAGCTCATTGAAAATGGCCGCCTAACCCGTACCCTGCGCAATCCGAACTATCGGGGCACGACCCCGGAATTCTGGCAGAATTTGATTGCCGTGGGAGATGCCTCCACTTTTGGTATTTTTGGTACACCCTTTTGTGGTAAGGGAGAACCCAACCAAGCCATTCGTGTGGGTCATGCTTCACCCGTGTGCGCCTTTGCCAATATTCAAGTCTTTGGTGGCGGTTAG
- a CDS encoding TMEM165/GDT1 family protein — MLTAFTAGLTLITISELGDKTFFIALILATRHSKRWVFLGAWAALIVMTLVSVAVGKVFQLLPREFTFYGAILLFTIFGLKMLIQGWRMGDSPCEDECEAAVETVEKAEANLSRWGSNPAWATFVEALSLTFIAEWGDRTQIATITLAAASHAWGVALGAIVGHGICAAIAVLGGGLMAGRLSERTLTLGGGALFLIFAIVTAWQGMPELS; from the coding sequence ATGCTAACAGCTTTTACTGCGGGGCTGACCCTCATCACGATTTCTGAGCTGGGGGACAAGACCTTCTTTATTGCCCTGATTTTGGCGACCCGTCATAGCAAGCGCTGGGTCTTCCTAGGGGCATGGGCAGCTCTGATTGTGATGACCCTGGTTTCAGTGGCCGTGGGTAAGGTCTTTCAACTGTTACCGCGAGAATTCACATTCTATGGGGCGATTTTGCTCTTCACCATTTTTGGTCTCAAGATGCTGATTCAAGGCTGGCGGATGGGGGATAGTCCCTGTGAGGATGAGTGTGAAGCGGCAGTGGAAACAGTTGAAAAAGCGGAAGCCAATCTCAGCCGTTGGGGCAGTAACCCGGCTTGGGCGACGTTTGTGGAGGCCTTGAGTCTCACCTTCATTGCTGAATGGGGCGATCGCACCCAAATTGCAACGATTACCCTTGCTGCTGCTAGCCATGCTTGGGGCGTTGCCCTCGGCGCCATTGTTGGCCACGGGATTTGTGCCGCGATCGCTGTCTTAGGGGGTGGCCTCATGGCTGGACGCCTCTCCGAACGGACACTGACCTTGGGTGGCGGCGCCCTATTTTTAATCTTCGCAATTGTCACTGCATGGCAAGGGATGCCAGAACTGTCTTAA
- a CDS encoding O-linked N-acetylglucosamine transferase family protein produces the protein MPPVKANEPLRIGLVSGHFREHTVWKLMLHGWLKHLDREEFQLYGYYVRDYRDRWTEVAETYCHQFIMGTKSPKEWFEQIRGDQLHLVIFPELGMDFELMKIAALRLAPIQCMSWGHPDTSGLPTIDYFLSSELMEPADGETHYLEKLVRLKNLGIAFSPLPPDPRSPVTREEFGLKGDAVIYGCLQSVFKYLPQFDYIYPEIAAAVGNCQFVFITHFMTKNSQQRFEQRLDRAFAAKNLDYREYCFFSHPLSFYGFTSMLHCLDVFLDTLEWSGGNSTLEALYYAQVPMVTTPGRFMRGRHTAAILTLLEIPELIAPDPAAYVQKAIELGQNADYRQFIREKIQSNLPKVLEDEAGVRSLGDFIRAVVQEFAASGCLL, from the coding sequence ATGCCCCCAGTGAAGGCCAATGAACCCCTGCGGATTGGGCTTGTTTCAGGGCACTTTCGTGAGCATACGGTTTGGAAGTTGATGCTCCACGGCTGGCTGAAACATTTGGATCGGGAAGAATTTCAGCTTTATGGCTATTACGTGCGAGATTATCGCGATCGCTGGACAGAAGTAGCAGAAACCTATTGCCATCAGTTTATTATGGGCACCAAATCACCCAAAGAGTGGTTTGAGCAGATTCGTGGTGATCAATTGCATTTGGTGATTTTCCCCGAACTGGGGATGGATTTTGAGCTGATGAAGATTGCTGCTTTGAGATTAGCACCGATTCAATGTATGTCTTGGGGTCATCCCGACACCTCTGGCCTGCCGACAATTGACTATTTCCTCAGTAGCGAGTTGATGGAGCCAGCCGATGGAGAAACGCACTACCTAGAAAAGCTGGTGAGGCTGAAAAATCTGGGAATTGCCTTTAGTCCGCTGCCCCCTGACCCGCGATCGCCTGTTACCCGTGAGGAATTTGGCCTCAAAGGGGATGCAGTGATCTACGGTTGCCTGCAAAGTGTTTTTAAGTATTTACCCCAGTTTGATTATATCTATCCCGAAATTGCAGCAGCAGTGGGGAATTGCCAATTTGTTTTTATCACCCACTTTATGACTAAAAACAGTCAACAGCGGTTTGAACAGCGTTTAGACCGTGCCTTTGCTGCCAAAAACCTTGACTATCGAGAGTACTGCTTTTTCTCCCACCCCTTAAGCTTTTATGGTTTCACCTCAATGCTGCATTGTCTCGATGTTTTTTTAGACACATTAGAATGGTCAGGGGGCAATTCGACGCTGGAGGCGCTCTACTATGCTCAAGTACCTATGGTGACCACACCCGGGCGATTCATGCGCGGGCGACATACCGCTGCTATTTTGACACTATTGGAGATACCTGAATTGATTGCTCCAGATCCTGCTGCTTATGTTCAAAAAGCCATTGAACTGGGTCAAAATGCTGACTATCGCCAGTTCATCCGTGAGAAAATCCAAAGCAATCTCCCGAAGGTGTTGGAGGATGAAGCAGGTGTTCGCTCCCTTGGGGACTTCATTCGCGCTGTGGTGCAGGAGTTTGCTGCCTCTGGCTGCCTTCTATAA
- a CDS encoding SpoIID/LytB domain-containing protein, translated as MLISFTMATIASGGLGFWFLRSLSPTPMALSEPIPLPNPVKLERPLPRPILDGRDPLLATVPNKVPQPPAAASTHAKVMLPTVPPPALQPVPPSQGPAPQVRVAIARDQSQLIVGTAVATAVTNDQHQVMAQLAPSQGVLVTARDGFLLWNGQPLAPSLWIRPSNQLTFVGGKWYRGVVRLIAQGNTVTAVNQVDLEQYLVSVVGSEVYPDWPMETLKAQAIAARSYALAQMFQPASRFFDLGNDERWQVYRGIETEWNTTQAAVQATRGIVLTKSGRVMVSMYAATDDIVRDVFGGRGMSQTGAYELGKRGYNHLQILGTYYPGAGLSQLQTQ; from the coding sequence TTGCTCATTTCTTTTACGATGGCCACGATCGCCAGTGGCGGTCTAGGGTTCTGGTTTTTGCGGAGCCTATCACCGACACCGATGGCTCTCTCAGAACCGATTCCTTTACCTAACCCCGTTAAACTGGAACGACCTCTGCCTCGGCCAATTTTGGATGGCCGCGATCCCCTACTGGCCACTGTCCCCAATAAAGTCCCCCAACCACCAGCGGCTGCCTCTACCCACGCCAAGGTAATGTTGCCCACAGTGCCCCCTCCTGCGCTGCAACCGGTGCCTCCCAGCCAAGGCCCTGCGCCTCAAGTGCGGGTGGCGATCGCCCGTGATCAGAGTCAACTGATTGTTGGCACTGCCGTGGCCACCGCCGTCACCAATGATCAACACCAAGTAATGGCGCAGCTTGCCCCTTCCCAAGGGGTGCTGGTCACAGCCCGAGATGGCTTTTTGCTCTGGAATGGCCAACCCCTTGCCCCCTCCCTCTGGATTCGCCCTAGCAATCAACTCACATTTGTTGGCGGTAAATGGTATCGCGGTGTCGTCCGTCTCATTGCTCAGGGAAACACGGTTACAGCCGTCAATCAAGTGGACTTAGAACAATACCTTGTGAGTGTCGTGGGTTCAGAGGTCTATCCCGACTGGCCAATGGAAACCCTCAAAGCCCAGGCGATCGCCGCCCGTTCCTATGCCCTTGCCCAAATGTTTCAGCCTGCCAGCCGCTTTTTTGATCTCGGGAATGATGAGCGTTGGCAAGTGTATCGTGGAATTGAAACGGAGTGGAACACCACTCAAGCGGCAGTCCAAGCCACCCGGGGCATTGTCCTCACCAAAAGTGGACGGGTCATGGTTTCGATGTATGCGGCAACCGACGACATTGTGCGGGATGTGTTTGGCGGGCGTGGTATGAGTCAGACGGGTGCCTATGAACTGGGCAAGCGCGGCTACAACCACCTGCAAATTTTAGGCACCTACTATCCGGGGGCGGGTCTATCACAACTGCAAACCCAATAA
- a CDS encoding glycosyltransferase family 4 protein, translating to MAQALGDRQHTIHILAPEDSHLPVAATIEQVAGALQVPAQHQTRNQPITLPPNSVLANMWARVRQLQQEFDVIVNFAYDWLPFYLTPFLSRPVGHLVSMASVSDVMDQAIASVIDAYPGTISVYTRTQAATFPFGDRCVCLGSGLDLSLYDFCAEPEDALCWLGRIAPEKGLEDAVAAVNVTRTPLKIMGQLQDLDYWQRIQADYPAAPIEYLGFFPTREMQARLRRCRALLLTSRWVEAFGNVVIESLACGVPVIAYDRGGPSEIVRDGQTGFLITPDSVEALIAAIAKIDQIDRAACRQQAEQEYSLAVYGDRVEQWLQRVAASSLP from the coding sequence ATGGCTCAGGCCTTGGGCGATCGCCAGCACACCATTCACATCCTTGCCCCCGAGGATTCCCACTTGCCGGTGGCGGCAACCATTGAACAAGTAGCGGGTGCCCTCCAAGTGCCAGCGCAACATCAAACCCGCAACCAACCGATTACACTGCCGCCCAACAGTGTGTTAGCCAATATGTGGGCACGGGTGCGGCAGCTTCAACAGGAATTTGATGTCATTGTTAACTTTGCCTACGATTGGCTCCCCTTTTACCTGACACCTTTTCTCAGCCGTCCTGTGGGGCATCTGGTGAGCATGGCCTCAGTCTCTGATGTCATGGATCAGGCGATCGCCAGTGTCATTGATGCCTATCCGGGAACCATTAGTGTCTATACCCGCACCCAAGCGGCTACCTTTCCCTTTGGCGATCGCTGTGTGTGTTTGGGCAGTGGTCTTGATCTGTCGCTCTATGACTTCTGTGCCGAACCAGAGGATGCCCTGTGCTGGCTGGGGCGTATTGCTCCCGAAAAGGGACTCGAAGATGCTGTTGCTGCCGTCAATGTCACCCGTACCCCTTTGAAAATCATGGGACAACTGCAGGATTTGGACTACTGGCAGCGCATCCAAGCCGACTACCCCGCTGCCCCCATTGAATATCTGGGGTTTTTCCCCACTCGAGAAATGCAGGCACGTTTGCGGCGGTGTCGTGCCCTCCTGCTTACCTCCCGCTGGGTGGAAGCCTTTGGCAACGTGGTCATTGAGAGCCTTGCCTGTGGGGTTCCCGTTATTGCCTACGATCGCGGTGGGCCGAGTGAAATTGTCCGTGATGGTCAAACGGGATTTCTCATTACCCCCGATTCTGTTGAGGCCTTAATTGCCGCCATTGCCAAGATTGATCAAATTGATCGGGCGGCCTGTCGGCAGCAGGCGGAACAGGAGTATAGCTTAGCTGTTTATGGGGATAGGGTGGAGCAATGGCTACAACGGGTAGCAGCTTCCTCTCTGCCCTAG
- a CDS encoding F0F1 ATP synthase subunit gamma — protein MPNLKAIRDRIKTIKDTRKITEAMRLVAAAKVRRAQEQVMASRPFADRLAQVLYGLQTRLRFEDANLPLLAKRPVKTVALLVVTGDRGLCGGYNANVIRRAKERTQELEAEGIKYTLVIVGRKAAQYFQRRDYPIDAVYSGLEQIPSASEAGQIASELLSLFLSETVDRVELIYTKFVSLISSKPVVQTLLPLDPQGLETADDEIFRLTTRGSHLEVNREKVTSTLPALPPDMIFEQDPVQILDALLPLYLNNQLLRALQEAAASELAARMTAMNNASDNAQALIGTLTLSYNKARQAAITQEILEVVAGAEALR, from the coding sequence GTGCCCAATCTCAAAGCTATTCGCGATCGCATTAAAACGATTAAAGATACCCGCAAGATCACTGAAGCGATGCGCCTCGTGGCGGCAGCCAAAGTTCGTCGTGCCCAAGAGCAAGTGATGGCGAGCCGTCCCTTTGCCGATCGCTTGGCGCAGGTGCTCTATGGGTTGCAAACCCGACTCCGCTTTGAGGATGCCAATTTACCCCTATTGGCCAAGCGTCCTGTGAAGACGGTGGCGCTCTTGGTGGTGACGGGCGATCGCGGGCTGTGCGGCGGTTACAACGCCAACGTCATTCGCCGTGCCAAAGAACGTACCCAAGAACTCGAAGCCGAAGGCATCAAATATACGCTTGTCATTGTTGGTCGCAAGGCGGCTCAATACTTCCAGCGCCGTGATTATCCCATTGATGCCGTCTATTCTGGCCTAGAGCAAATCCCCTCCGCCAGTGAGGCGGGTCAAATTGCCAGTGAACTGCTCTCCCTCTTTCTTTCGGAAACGGTGGATCGGGTGGAGCTGATCTACACCAAGTTTGTCTCGCTGATTAGTTCAAAGCCCGTTGTCCAAACGCTGCTCCCCCTCGATCCCCAAGGGCTAGAGACCGCCGATGATGAAATTTTCCGCCTGACAACCCGTGGCTCCCATTTGGAAGTCAACCGCGAGAAAGTGACCTCAACGCTGCCCGCTCTACCCCCTGACATGATTTTTGAGCAGGATCCGGTGCAAATTCTCGATGCTCTCCTGCCCCTGTACTTGAATAACCAGTTGCTACGGGCACTGCAAGAGGCCGCCGCTTCAGAATTGGCCGCGCGGATGACGGCAATGAATAATGCCAGCGATAATGCTCAAGCGCTGATTGGTACCCTCACCCTCTCCTACAACAAAGCGCGTCAAGCCGCCATTACTCAAGAAATTCTCGAAGTGGTGGCGGGTGCTGAGGCCCTGCGCTAG
- a CDS encoding GerMN domain-containing protein: MVAKVTRSRPALIVLAVIGLASAGTAAWLTLSPPRQGDPVPHPAEVAQQQETQIFWVKNEGDTLVLVPSTVRITTPARRPELFIQSRLERLLAGPANQDVTTSIPENTRVNRVEVKGDGIHVDLSPEFTKGGGSASMQARLGQVLYTATASDPNTPVWISIGGEPLRVLGGEGLEVTQPMTRQDFQTAFALRTQ, encoded by the coding sequence ATGGTAGCAAAAGTCACCCGCTCGCGCCCCGCCTTGATTGTGCTGGCGGTTATTGGCCTTGCCTCGGCTGGTACAGCGGCATGGCTAACCTTGAGTCCCCCCCGTCAGGGAGATCCGGTTCCTCATCCGGCGGAAGTTGCCCAGCAGCAGGAAACTCAAATCTTTTGGGTGAAAAATGAAGGTGACACCCTCGTTTTAGTGCCCTCTACCGTACGGATCACTACCCCGGCAAGGCGGCCAGAACTCTTTATTCAATCTCGTCTGGAGCGGCTTTTGGCGGGTCCTGCCAATCAAGATGTCACCACCAGCATTCCGGAAAATACCCGTGTCAATCGTGTAGAAGTCAAAGGCGATGGCATCCATGTGGATCTCTCCCCAGAGTTTACAAAAGGTGGGGGAAGCGCTTCGATGCAAGCCCGTTTAGGACAGGTACTGTACACAGCAACGGCCAGTGATCCCAATACGCCGGTTTGGATTTCCATTGGCGGTGAACCCCTGCGCGTCCTAGGCGGTGAAGGGCTAGAGGTGACGCAACCCATGACCCGGCAAGACTTTCAAACGGCCTTTGCCCTACGTACGCAATAG
- a CDS encoding DUF6439 family protein — protein MVQTTPRAEELATALLDAVRIAPQDWHRLKGNRRARALEQAAAALVYLLKENDAEALAHLQQAVGWLDRSISAPPCPTHHH, from the coding sequence ATGGTGCAAACAACTCCCCGTGCAGAAGAACTGGCCACTGCCCTCCTTGATGCGGTTAGGATTGCTCCCCAAGATTGGCATCGCCTCAAGGGAAATCGCCGTGCTCGTGCCCTCGAACAGGCGGCGGCTGCTCTGGTCTATCTCCTCAAGGAAAATGATGCAGAGGCACTGGCGCATCTCCAACAGGCAGTGGGTTGGCTCGATCGCTCCATTAGTGCGCCGCCTTGCCCTACGCACCACCATTAG
- a CDS encoding metal-binding protein, whose translation MPSGRTHDRLTWIGMPLVGFTASALTRDWIWGVIASSSFGIGGFLLSPDLDTPSLPYYRWGWLRGIWLPYQKAFHHRSFWTHGPLVGTLIRLLYLGLWLGLGLGLVAGVATFTGHLPLVQAWLHRWQGIDWRWGVAIALGLELSALLHVTSDWVVSQWRRWHR comes from the coding sequence ATGCCCAGTGGCCGTACCCACGATCGCCTCACTTGGATCGGCATGCCCCTTGTGGGCTTCACAGCTAGTGCCCTCACCCGTGACTGGATATGGGGTGTCATTGCTAGCAGTAGCTTTGGTATTGGCGGCTTTCTCCTGAGTCCAGACCTCGATACCCCCTCCTTGCCCTACTACCGTTGGGGCTGGCTGCGGGGAATATGGCTACCCTACCAAAAAGCCTTTCACCACCGCTCCTTTTGGACCCATGGCCCACTAGTCGGTACGCTGATTCGCTTGCTCTATCTGGGACTTTGGTTGGGGTTAGGACTGGGTCTTGTGGCCGGGGTCGCCACATTCACAGGACACCTTCCCCTTGTGCAGGCATGGCTACATCGCTGGCAGGGAATCGACTGGCGCTGGGGAGTGGCGATCGCCCTTGGCCTAGAGCTATCGGCACTGCTCCATGTCACAAGCGATTGGGTGGTTTCCCAGTGGCGACGCTGGCACCGCTAA